The Glycine soja cultivar W05 chromosome 9, ASM419377v2, whole genome shotgun sequence sequence gtaaacattaccaaaaaaaatagtgattgTAATAATGATTAATGCAACCGTCTCAACGTGAATTTAATTTATgcacaaaacattaaaaatgtcaCATACATTTTCTAGACTCTTCTCCCTTAACTCAAATCTCACATTTAATTCCTTCATTTCCAACTCACTACTATATCCTAAAGTAGTAAAGTCCCTCTCATATCCTTCATAATACCCTTTAAATCTATTAAATAAAGATAGAGACagaataaagaataatattCGAATGAAATCTGTAATGCCCGACGCAGTCCGATGCTGTGCCGTTTTGTGCATTATATGGTATATGGTCCACAATTTGAAACGCCCATGTATACATAATATGGATTAGTTTGTAATTAGGCTTGGGGTCTAGTGAGGGTAGTTAtatttgtaaatgtaaaagaatcaaaaaggaaatttttttcaaatattgaaATTCAACTAAGAGATagaaatcaaatataataaattaaaataaaaattaagaagatcaaatataaattaaaaaacgaTAGTTTGATCTATTCAAGGCGAATTTGTTTTGTTAGTTGAAGAACAGTAAGTTAATTAAGTACAcatttaaaatagagaaaaaaatattataaatatttgattcaaAGAGTGAAGAGAATAAAAGTCTCCCACTTcaagttttgtattttttttttctgtaactATTATCAGTATgatcaactattttttaattttgttgatagtTAGTCTTTGTCAACGAAATTAACTACACGATCATTCTTAATTAGTTGGATTTCTCCATTTCAagtaatgcattttaatttataatatagaaTTAGATTGATTCTTGGCCAATTACTTTTTGAAGAATGGTTAGCAATAgcgtggtttttttttttttttttttttgtgtgtatgtGTAATTAGACAATGGCTGACATGTTTACCTTCACCAGCAGCAAGGTTGAAGTATAGGTCAACGATGTTGGGGCAGCTTTGGTAGCACTGAGGGGAACAAAGGTTTTGTGTAAAGCCACGTTCCATAAGTGAGTCCGATGAAATTCCAAAGGATTTTCTGTCCAACCCACAAGCCTTTATGCATTCATCACTTTCAATATGCCccttaatttgtttttcaacTTCTATCTCCGAAGTCCTGCACGTGTAAGCTTCTTCCCCTGTCCTCTTCACACGCTTCTCAAGCACACACCGTTTCCCTTCCGATGACACCGCAAATGCGCACGTGTCGTGGCTCAAATTCTCGCATTCTAATGTCTCTCCTGAATTTCATCATTACAATGTATGCATTAGAGATTAGAGATGCTAAAACCATGTTTTGAAAGGGAAATGCTTGTTGTTAAGAatttgtatatatgtatatcaaAAGCTATATAATACTGCAAAACTTTTGAATTCCGTCaagatttacttttttattttttaaaatttaacatttcaATCAAATAATATGTAAACACGTGAGTTTGTACGTGTTAGATTGGTGCAGAAAATTCCCGTATCATATAGTAATTTGAAATATGGATCTACAATTTAACTTCCTTAAATGAAAGAAATGTGTAACAGGTACGATGTAAAATTTACCCacgattttaattaaatgtctTCGTAGTTAATCATTTTTTGACGATAAACTTAGGTACAATGTTTtagatatattgatttttttaagggaTTTTAGATATATTGATAATTCTTTTAGTCAAAACTAGAATTTAATGTTGGTAATCTTTACAATATAAGTATTTGCATTAAATATCAAGATAGTTTATTGAGGGATATCTCCAATCTACTACTGATgagaaaacaacactaaaaCTGCATGCAATCCCCTTttcaacaattatatatatatatatatatatatatatatatatatatatatatatatatatatatatatatatatatatatatatttaagcaCCCTTCGTAAAATAATTATGAGTTATATTCTGGCTTTTCAATGACTGACACTCTTTTTCTATGTATACAAGGATCTCATTTGAATATtcaatctttttgtttttgttttttttgcacGGCTGAATGTACAATGTTgggatgaaaatcaaattcgtgTTTGATTCACGATATTGAAAAAATAGTCACTCTTTTCTTACAGCTTTCTatcagaaatatatatattaattaaatcaagCATGGATAGAATATGCTGGAACCCgtaaatgaatatttaattaagaagttTATTGGTTTTAGAAACTTACCAAGAGTTCCTTGTATTGTGACGAGAAATGCAAGGGCAGCTAGTGCCAAAAATCTCAAGCAAATGTTAAGGGCCATGGCTCAAGCAGAAGAAGATCGTTGGGATAATAGGCCAAAACTCTAGCTTGGGAGTTTGGAAGTTTGGTTGTGCTTTTGTATATACTTGGAGGATTGCTGTGATGCTTTATTTATGGTTAGTTAATGAGGGTATTTATAGCGGATTCTTCAAGGACAATTTTATTCCTTTCTTAAGTGATGGAAAGGGATATTTTATAGAAGGTGGACTTTTCAATACGAATCAAAAGAGCGGAAAACAAAGAACAGTAGTTTAGTTGTTTACAGAAGTTTGATTTAACCGGCATGACATGAAAATgctttgaaaattttgattacACATAACACGTTTCTGTTGAACAtactatttataattaaaaaagaaatgagaaaGTAGCATGAAATGATATAtgaatgataaattataaaaataaaattatactagtataaaatatatactagaataatataattcaaatgcttttattacaataaaaatgatattttttttgtctcttttataaagaaaatggtttttaaatccatatttgtaaaatataaaaataaatagattttttttataaaaaacaaaacaaaagtaacTAAGTACaataatatatcaatttaattaagttaaacaATTGTGTGTGAAATAATCCGTGCATTCCATGATGAAAATTAGAactatttttagttaatttattatgtaaaaattgatattgcatatataataacttttttgttatgactataaatattttcttattaaaaataattttatttgagttgaataaaataatcatagacataagttattcttttaaaaatttaataattatatatttaaaatttaaatttaagacttttaattaattaagctgACCGTCAGATCAATTGATTCACCCCATGATAATAGTTAATTAAGACATGATGCAAGTTGAGCCGTGTGAGCTAGGTTTTTATGATGGCCGTGATGATGACGAATTAAGTTTGGTTACTACCACTAGTCAAGCAGTGCCCGCTATCAATGGAGGACCTGTTGCTACAAACTACCTGCGACATCCTTCCGCGTGTCACTTTATgtttgaaagaaaacaaaagattgCTCCTACTGGGTCCGCACACATAGTTAAGCATGATGTTTTTTATGTCATAGTTTAATATGGCAGTGAAGCTACGTTTCTTATTCTCGACAAAATTTAGTTCTATTGATCTTTTTGGTCAAGCTACTAtcgtatagtttttttttttccttttagaaaaaaatttaacaaatatctTTTGCATTATgtggatatttttaatttaattaacaattgcaaaatacaacataaatggaaattttaaaattataaatgaaacatattataaattaaaataattttagaagttattatcatttttattgagTCACTTGTCTTTTCAAATTTCCTTTAacttttaattgataatttcttttaaaaaaatattgaaactcaaattaaaactaaggatattaaaaatacaaaaatggaAACAGataagaggtaaaaaaaaaaaaactgtttccTTGAACAAAAACGTCTAAAAACACTCTGGATAAATATGACTCCTAAAACGTAAAAATACTCTTAATTAACatctttattctaatttatatagaacatttaactttttaaataaaataaaaaataagttataaataaCAATGTTCCACTTTTGAGTCCTCTAAAATGAGAGATTTGTATTTTAAAGGATAAAAGTGTAGTAATAACTATAGTTGTGAAATTCGTTAGGTTGATTTTGTTATTGGACCATTCATCAATGTGACTCGGGATGATCCTGGATCAAATCCAGTCGATTTTGTGGAAATCTGGTGACCCAACCGATTTTAAAAACCCAACTAGGTTGTGTacgttaaaagaaaataatgggagtgtaaaaaatttattactctttttgtttattgaaaaaTTGGGCTTCACTTTGTTTATTGAGAACAGaacttgtgttttaatttaggtagttgttatttacattttctttATTACTAATACAGTATTATCAActttaatatttctattttgaattttggatTATGAAATTATGGATGaacttttcttaatcaaataatgttaattatatacttatatataatatatacatacataattttaaattttttaatatcgaCCGAGTCAAATgggattaattattaatctacCGATTACACCAGACTCATCATCTCGACTAAGTCAATGATCGGACCGGGTTTCACAACTATGGTAATAACTGTTAAttggaaaattaattattaaaattataattaattttagaattatgtgtatttgattttaggattaaatattttttcttcttataatttagtatttcttttgttCGAAAAATTATTTGCTTTGCTCTAAAAataagttggaaaaaaaaactctgATCAATTTTTACTGTAATTTGTCAAGTGAAACAAAATATTGGATGCCCCCGTGGGCAGTTCGAACTACAGAACTTCAGTTTACAAGAGATACGCTCTACCACTGAGCTATACAGGGGCAAGGACATTTAAATAGAACTTCAGCTACTattcacttatattttttagatttaagtaaattaaatagtaTGTGTAccatattaaattatcaattcCGGCCAAACACAGCAAGTGTgtcaaatattttgtttgatgtTTTTAACATTAACCTACAGGTCAAGTTTGTTGAAaatcatatttcatttatttgagaAATGTGAGATGAAATCTCACAATAAGTAAATAAGTAAAAGTGAAAAAGTTGAACAtcatataaatgagaaaaaaatctataaatctgagttttaaaattttaggttaaaatataatatcaagTTTCCTTAAGTGGTTGTGGTTTATTGGTGTAAATCTCTTCCATATTTACTTCTCTTTTTatgaaagaaataagaaataaccatttatattatgtttgataatgtgaaatgaaaaagaatgaaagTGTGAAGTAGTaaacatttataaaatctcaatttttttcctgtaatcctaaaattaaaaatgttcattttttattgtacGAAAAccttcattttaaattaataggCATATGATTGATTATGTCAACAActtgtaagatttttttaaaaaaaaaataaaactaaaggcCCATCTATTAAACGTGTGCCATTTGTATCCTGAGACCAATTTGTCAATATGGGAGAACCTATGACATTTGTATAAAATGAGGGCATTAAAAAGTATAAAGGGCATTATGGAAACTTACAGCATTATCTcagctttcattgttcattaCATTCTCTTTAACCTCATTTTTTAGGTGAAAGTTTATTGAGTCCCACCAGTTATGTTTTAGTCGTTCAAAACAATTCATCCTTTCATCTCATTTCAGTGTCCATTCACTTTCAGTTCACTACTTTCGATTATTCCAAAACACGCTGTCAATGATTAAATCTATATGTGCGTCATTTTATTTCAGATTTCTTTGTGATACGTTTTCTGAAAGAACAACGAGTCTGAAAAATTAGTATCATACAGAAATTTAGGTGCTATTTTCTTGGAAGCTagtgttagaaaaaaataacactaaGGATCGTTATTGGATAAACAAAAATCCTATTTTCCAGCTGAAAGTGAACTATAATAACAAATATAGAACGAGAAAAGTGGAAAGGTGTAATGATAAATGTATTAAGAATTCAAAATTCCATGAACATTTCCTCGTCTGTGTGCGGAACAAATCATAGTCGACCTAGTTATGATCAAGACACACTAAGCATTGTGGAGTGAGTTAGTATTGACCATATAGTTTGGTTCCTGTTCatggttttttcttcttctttttttgttcttttccttTTAGGTCTTAGGGAGTGGGTATCATCCAGGCTTCATCCACAGTGCCTTTGAAGAAATAAACTCATCTAAGTCATTACCCTCTCGAACAAAATACTCCTTCCATTTTACTTTATGTGACATTTTAGTAAAAAAGTGGTCTAAATTAATTGTTGTTTTATGAAAaggaagatgattttttttataactaaaaatggAGATGATTACGACTGTCAGCCTCCAGTTCCTTTAATGAGAGAATTGAGTAAATGTTGATGCGATATCGGTAGCTTTAATTTCATGGGCAGTGAGTAATCCTTTGAAAGAATGCTTGGACCATGATCATTCAAATGTACCTCCTTAATTGATCTTTAATTAGCTCAACATTTTGcataatacattaatttaatttttaaaattatgattagcattcatttaattcttaaaagtgttaaacaaaatgacattttatttagtTGCTGACATTTTTATAAAGACAAATTCTTTAAGTATTTTTTGTCTtagtttttaagtaaaattaaaatttcatttgataattaactttaaatgtcgacttttattattatatgaaaaaagtaaaacttgaaaaagcaaaacaaataataCTTAAAAAGTTACACCTATTGTTTGccctttttagttttataataaaagaGTAATTTAGAATATTACTCCAACATTTGTGTTGATTCTCAATCACCATTGGTTATCTATGGATATCTCATGAAAGTTCTTGGCCTTGCGGGTTTGGAGAGTCAAGACTTGTATGCAGCCACAAGTTACGACTTTAATCTGAAAGAACAACTAACTATTCACCTCCATGATTAGCGactaaataagtttattttttcctattaaaCCACGTTTTCTTGAATCACTAGTCCCCCATTTTTGGGAAACAAGAATGTGATACACACCTAATTTTTTCAATCTTGCGTCAAGTCACTGCAATTAATCTGGATCGTTTCACTTCAATTTGAATAATCGCTCTTGGATCCGCTCTCCTACTCTCACCAACATTGAGACTttagagaaaggaaaaagatgTAACGAATaaattgttttgtttaaatGGTTAGGCTCTCATTAATTGTGTTAATTGTTAGTCATAATTCACAATTTTGGTGCTATCATTTTGATAGCAACGGCATGGAAATCAGCATTCACATTTGACTTGTATTTAATtggaaattctttttttttttctttacaattaCACACAATTACATTACCATTTGGAACATCATAATTCACCTCCATATAAGCAAATTACATTAACACTAAAGCTTGAGCTTTATCAAACTTAGCATAAGGGCGGACCAACGTTAGCATGAGGGGGGCGATAGGCCTCCTTGATTTTTTTCCAGTTTAAAAATTGATacagtattattattattattattattattatcattattattatccttatcatcatcatcattattattattattattattattattattattattattattattattattattattattattattattattattatttattttatagaaatttgattttttttattgagtaaaaaaatctgatttgaaactgattctattttttaaattataaaatcaatagtatttttttaacaaatcttATGTTAATATTATATGTTATCGAAATTTAGCTATTATATAATCAGTTTTTCTctcttaacttttttaaattataaaattaatattacttttatcttttttaagaaaatttatctaaatattatatctcattaaattttagttattatataataagtgtttttttctttgttaatatctaattgctaaatttcaataaaaataaaatatctaattattaaactctattttttttccaattgaaaggatttcttattttcaaaaatcataTAAACAAGTGTCATTTGAATGATTgaagaatattataatttctaaATTATGGAAATGCACTTATAGTCACGAGTTACGATATCATTAAGATCGTAATCATGAGTTGCGATATCAACAAGATCGCCAAAGGTTGAAAGTTCCCACACCAAACGcaagatttttaaattttcatattttatatttaattttttagtaacAATATACACTTGATAATAAGATGGAAgctaagataaaaaatttatcactaCTAGAGAAGCAggattctacatcggttatttgggGCATACTACATCGGTTTACAACTGTCATCGTAGGAAACATCGtaactgtagaagcaagcttcatgatgaatcaagattgattgaaagagttttgatgatgacaaagatgatgacaaaaagctcaaaaatcaagaacacttcatgataacaaaaatgatgatctcaagaatcaaagaatgagttcaagattgaatcaagtacacttcaaggatcaagaagaaagttgaattcaagaatcaataatcaagtttcaagaatcaagatcaaaattcaagaatcaagagaagacttaatcaagataaatattaaaaagttttttcaaaaactgagtagcacatgaatttttctcaaaaccttttatcAAAGAGTTTTTGCTCTCTGTTAATctattaccagattattgtaatccattaccagtagcaaaatggttttcaaaaagcattcaaactgaatttataacgttccaattaatttcaaattgttgtaatcgattacaagtatttggtaatcgattaccagtgtgtttgaacattgaaattcaaatttaattgtgaagagtcacatcctttcacaaaaaagctttgtgtaatcgattacactgatttggtaatcgattaccagtgatagtttttgaacaaatcaaaatatgtaactcttcaaatagtttttgactttttcaaattggttttaaggttttctaaaagtcataactcttctaatggttctcttgaccagacatgaagagtctataaaagcaagactttgttttgcatttaaaaTAATCTTGAACAACCTTTacaatacaatcctttacaacctctgaatctctttgaacttcttcttcttcttcttccttttgccaaaaagctttcaaaagttttatgatttttcaaaccttgaaaacttgtgctattcatccttttcattctcttctccatttgccaaaaagaattcgccaaagaCTAACCgcatgaattctttttgtgtctctcttctcccttttccaaaagaacaaatgactaaccgcctgaattcttttgtgtctcccttctcccttgtcaaagaattcaaaacgacacagtatgagaattcttttgattcttccctttcccatatacaaaagatttcaagggactaaccgcctaaaaattcttttgtatccccattcacaaagtttcaaaggtttaaccgcctgagatctttgtcttaacacattggagggtacatcctttgtggtacaagtagagggtacatctacttgggtttgactgagaacaagagagggtacatctcttgtagatcaattctagtggagggtacatccactaggttcaaagagaacaagggagggtacatcccttgtggatctttgcttgtaaaaggatttttacaaggttggaaaataaatctcaaggaccgtaggtcgcttggggactggatgtaggcacgggttgttgccgaaccagtataaaaactcttgtgtgtttgtctacttctttcctactcttttaattttcgctgtgcattttaatttccgcttttacttttggttaagtttctcttctactccttatttacttaacaacatagtaaaagccttagaagagtaaatttttaattagtaaaggtttaggaataattaattcaactcccctttttaattattttgaggtcaCTCGATCCAATAGTAAAAAGGGATAGCCTATTCTACGACGGTTGCaaagaccgtcttagaatgctcAACATTTTACATCGGTCTTTCAGACGTGATCGTCGTAGAATCCTcatcattctacatcggtcgtTGAGAtgagaccgtcttagaatgcctAGCATTCTACGACGGTCTTCTATGaaggaccgatgtagaatgatgAGTATTCTACGACAGTCACGTCTGGAAGACCGATGTAAAATGCTGAGCATTTTAAGAAGGTCGTGTCTGAAGGATCAATGTAGAATGCATTGCATTCTAAGACGACCTTTCACAcgtgaccgtcttagaatggttAGTATTCTATGACGATCTTCTCAGAACCAATGTAGAAtgccatttttttattattttttatgtaattggagctactttttttttttgtatttatatagTTGAAAGGTTCAAATACCTGCAATAAACACGtgacaatatgaaattaattaaattttatgcaatgaatatgaaattttaaaatattttctagttTCAAGCAAATTAAGTTCACTaaacatgttaattttttaacaaatttgagAGAGATTAACCAAATAAGTAATTATCAGGCAGTAATTACTTTCTTTCCCAAATTAACCAAATATTAGACATGGcggatatttaaaaaataaataaaaatcaagtagTGAAGTTGTATGATCATCACATAAGTATTGTGGTAATTAAATTAAAGCATTAAATGTTGACACAGTACCTAAAAAATGTGTGAAGCCATGATAGACAATTTTAGTGATCCCAACTacgaaagaaataaaaatatatgccCACACGTACAACAGGATTTTGGAAAAAGGCCTTCCATGGTACATCCTGTATTTTAAGaacaagacaaaaaacaaagttACTTAGCAGATATTGTAAGTATTCATTCGATCTAACCCAGTGTAAGGCTTACACACACAGGCAAAAAGCATTTTGCTATTTCTgaagagtgtgtgtgtgtgtgtcttaaTGGATCTGTAAGACTACAACATCTAGAACCTAATTATAAGATAGGAGGCAACTCACGGGGATAAGGGACCTCATAACTATTAGTGAAGTTTCATTATTTGtgattatataattttctaaaagTAATTATAGAAATTTCTGATCTCATAAATGATAATACTATCTGTGGATACCATAGATGTGGAGCATAGGCTAGCAATTATCCATTGGCAGGTGTTTATTGGTAGTAATTAATATCATGACTAGCAAAATAAAGAACCACCACTAGTATGGCGAATTCAGATTCTTCACAGCTTCGTTCTCAACATCAAAGTATTGAACATATAAGACACATGCAAAACAAGatgtatgcatatatatatacacacgagAATAAACAGCAATTACCAATCAAAGGACAATTAATTGTAAGTCAGAAAAGAATAAACAGGGACTAGTCAGTATACAACTAATTGTAACAGACAGGAGAGAATAAATATTGAATAGGGATCACTCAATAAATAGACAATCTGTAAGAGACGTGAGAGAATAAATGCTAATGAGGGAAGGCTAGTGGGTGTGTTTTTGAGATAGGATTATTTGGTTAATGGGAGAGTCCATGTCTCTAAAATACATGGGTGCGAAGTTCATTTTTTGGTATTCTTTGTTTTCCTCATATCTTGTATTTCATTAATACAATCTATTGAAAAAAATTCCATTTCTCTTCATAAGTTATGATCCAGTTCCAACAGAATGCTTCGTTAAGATTGGGAATTGGTGATTCTTTGTACGTACCTTGTTGAAAGTACGTGCATGAGCATTGGCAAGTTTTGGAAGGAGTGATCCCATTACACGAAATATTATCCTCAACATTGCGACTGATGTTACTGGCCGAAGTTGCTTGATAATAACATTGGTCCCTTCAATCTATTCTTGTGTAAGGTTACTGAAGAGGAATGAAGCAAGACCACCACATTCCCTGTGTGATTACACAAGGTCAGAGTTCCTTTCAAGCAAAACTAATTACAAGAAATAGATTGAAATTCACCTAACTATAATGGAAGCAATATATATACCACTAAGCATTAATCAAAGTAAGAAAGTTGCTAGCAACACACTCTCAAACAAATTCCTTACGATGGGTGGAAATTTATTAGAAACTGATGAAATTGAGTGGGTCTCACTTCCTATTGAGTCTCATGATTTCAAAATTGTCAACAAATGTTGGTTAACagtaaataaacttttttaaaggGCATTAGAAAGTGCATTGCTAGCTAGCTCTCCTCATCAGAGTAATAATACACT is a genomic window containing:
- the LOC114367415 gene encoding uncharacterized protein LOC114367415, whose translation is MALNICLRFLALAALAFLVTIQGTLGETLECENLSHDTCAFAVSSEGKRCVLEKRVKRTGEEAYTCRTSEIEVEKQIKGHIESDECIKACGLDRKSFGISSDSLMERGFTQNLCSPQCYQSCPNIVDLYFNLAAGEGVFLPKLCAAKGANARRQMAEIKSSGIVAPGPVHSLQFTAISPQPFDAVELADEPAVAPFPQY